The genomic window GGTGATGGAGCATCCCCATCGGCGTCGCGTGGACGATGCCGGTCGCGGCGGCGATCGCGGCGGCGAGCTCTTCGGGCGACAGCGTGGCGATGGTCTGCCCCGGAAAATGCGTGCGCATGCGCGCGGCGAGTTCCGCGGCGCGCAGCGGCTCGGAGTCGAAGAGGTCGAGCCGCCGTGTCCCCTGCGTCAGCAGCGCGTACGCGGTCGCGGCACCGGCACCGCCGCATCCGATCTGGACGACCCGCTCGAAGGACGCCTCCGGCAGCCCTGCCGCGAGGGCGTCGCGGTAGCCCATCCAATCCGTGTTGTAGCCGCGCAGGCGTCCGGCGTCGAACACCACGAGGTTCACCGCGCGCAGGTGCGCGGCATCCGTGTCCAGCTCGTCGACGAGGTCGAGAACGAGCTGCTTGCACGGATGCGTGATGTTCATCGCCGCGAAGCCCGCGGTCTGGGCGTCGGCGAGGATGGCGCCGACGTCCGCAGCGGGACGGCCGAGCTCGATGAGATCGAAGATGCGGTACTCGTAGTCCAGCCCGAGCGCGCGGGCCTCGGCTTCGTGCATCGCCGGTGTGAGCGACGCGGTGATCCCCTCGCCGACCAGGCCGACGAGGTAGCGGTCGCGCGGCCGTGGGGAAGTCGATTCGACGGCGACGTCCCGGGTCACGCCGCCACTCCCTCGAGGGCTCGGCGGTGCTGGTACTGCGCCGCGAGCCGCACCGGGGCGTTGAGCGCGCCGTAGCCGGCGTACTCGCCACGCCGCTCGACGACCTCGAGGAAGACGGTGCCGATCGGATGCGTGTAGAAGTGCAGGAATTCTCCGGAC from Microbacterium sp. ProA8 includes these protein-coding regions:
- a CDS encoding shikimate dehydrogenase: MTRDVAVESTSPRPRDRYLVGLVGEGITASLTPAMHEAEARALGLDYEYRIFDLIELGRPAADVGAILADAQTAGFAAMNITHPCKQLVLDLVDELDTDAAHLRAVNLVVFDAGRLRGYNTDWMGYRDALAAGLPEASFERVVQIGCGGAGAATAYALLTQGTRRLDLFDSEPLRAAELAARMRTHFPGQTIATLSPEELAAAIAAATGIVHATPMGMLHHPGVAFDLDLLPQEAWVSDVVYRPLETQLIRQAARRGHPVLDGGLMAVGQACASLQIITGIRPDRDRMQRHFRELISDEERSVTGKGGR